In the genome of Lathyrus oleraceus cultivar Zhongwan6 chromosome 4, CAAS_Psat_ZW6_1.0, whole genome shotgun sequence, the window AGTTTGCTTCATTATCAATTCCTATATTTCTAATCAGATTTTCATATTTGAAACTCTCGAATTAATGTTTTTATAAACACCTATAATTTGTCTGAAAAACTAGTAATTGAAGTCAAAGAAAGTCTCCATTTGCTACTACTTGATCATTATATTTGAAGTTTATCCTAGTTTGCTTCTTTGTCAATTCCTATATGTAGAATTAGACTTCCTAAATGATGAACTATATAATGAATAATGGGTAAAATTTTACACAAAGAAACTGATATAGGAATCGAGTGATTTTATTGAAGATTGGACAAATCAATAGTCTAAACAAGATAAGGATGACTACTTATAGTCTAAGCTTTCTCATCAACTTAATAACCACAATAACAAACTTATAAACAATATACTACTAATAATAACAGCTTACTTGTGAAACAAGTAACTAACGCAAGTACTATGAATTACACAATTACAAGTTTAATATTTGTACATAAATCTAATAAGATGAAAAACATAAAGATAAAATGTTTTACATAGTGAAGCAATCACATATTATCATAATAATGTATTTGTCATTTCACTCTTTAAAAAATTCAATAGTATTTACGAGATATTTAACTTAGACTTTCTATAAGATTTAgaggatttttttttaaaactttaaAAAATGAAAGATAGCAAAGTAAAAAGAATTGAAAAATTTAAGTAGAAATAATTTTTAGaagtttaattttatttataacAAGTGGGATACCCGTGTGTTCGCACATTTAGTAGTGTGTTGAATGCATTTGTTTTTAAAGTATAATAAAAATGTAAAATagaaaaacaatttttttttaccaaaagaatttattatttttaaaacaAAGATACATTTTGATTTATATATGAATCATAAATATAACTTTTtcatatataaaaatatttggataaaatggtatatttttttatatgtaatattatttttattttgatattatttataaaaatatttgaataaaaAAGATTTGTTCCCATTTAAAAAAATTAAgatattaaaaaataatattagTCATTAATAACATATATTAGTGAAATAATTACATTTAGTTCACTTTTTCATATGTTATCTTCAAAAATATTGTATcttaaattaaaaataatttcaaaataaaaaaattagtagcatatttaattaaaaaataatatacTTTTCCCATATTTGGATTGATAcattaatttaaatatttttattgttattttctttaattgtataaaaaatataataacaTGTGAGTTCGCACAAATTCTGATCTGGACACTCGTGCGCTCGCACATATACTAGAATGTTACGCGCGCAGATACTAGAATGTTACATGCATTTGTTTTTAAAATTTAATAAGAATAAAAAAACAGAAACGCAAAATTATTTAACCAAAAAagtttattatttaaaaaaatatatttttatttatatttagAACATAAATATAGTTGTTCCATATATATAAATATTTGGATGAATAGTATATTTTTTCGTATCTAAATATTAATTTTGTTTTGacattttttataaaaatatttataatatcATTTAGTTTTATAGATATCAACTAATAACACGTAGGGTACTAATGTGTTACACACATTTATTTCTAAAATGTAATAAGAATATTAAAAGAAAAATTATTTAACCAATAaagtttattatttttaaaagaaaaacaattttgtttttaatatttGGAATATAAATATAGTTTTTCCATATATACAAATATTTAAATCAACAGTATATTTTACCGTATATAAATATTAAttttgttttgatattttttatagAAATATTTATTCAATCATTTAGTTTTATAAATATCAATGAATAACATAGTATTtgtaaatattattttaattgtataaacaaatattactaacataaataaataCATTTTGTCCGTGTTTGaatttatatattattttaaatatatttttttttattttttttaattgtaCAAAAATTGTAATAATCCGTGCGTTCACGCGATTTTTGATTTGGATATTGATTCGTTAACACGGATACTATTGAATTATGTATATTTGTTTTCAAATTGTAATAATAATgaataaaagaaaaacaaaattgttcaaatatTAGTCAAATTATCACATTAATAATATATAGCTCacatttctttttttttcttaaCAGAATcttaaattaaaaataattcaaaataaaaatattaataatagaaataataaaaaaataagatATTTTTCTGTGGTTGAATAGGTCAGACCGGTCTACTGAGACCTATAACCTAGTCTATTTAAGGTCAGATCAGACTAAACCTATTTAATAAAAAATGtcaaatttaatttttttttataaaaactatttaattaaataggTCAAATTTAGAGTATTAAAAATATCTATGAAACGTTATAATTCGACGTATACTTTTATTATACATATAGAAAAAATGCATATAAGTTGACTTTCATATGCATGTTTAGAAAAAAGTGCTAAATAAGCTGACACATATGcatatatattaaaaaaatgtTAAATAGGTTGACCTATATATGCCTATATAGATCGATGTATAAGACTTCTTaaataatatgaattaattaaaaaatttaataaaaaataaattttttaatagGCTTTCTGACCctaattattttaaatatatttacttttattttctttaattatAAAAATATGATATAAAAATAGGATAAgatataaatataaatataatatagatataaaaatgtaaaaatataaatataaaagATGAGTATATTTTTAAATGGTGTATATCTTTTTGttattaattatataattttttttaataacaAATTAAGAAGTAAATTAACTATTTctattttataaataattaaatagaCTATTTAATAGTAGTTTTAAAGATCAAGATGAATATTTAATTTGTGTtaaattataaatttatttattaattttacATATATTTCAAACTATAGCTAATGTTTTTTTCAGTCGGTCTTTACTGTTAAAAAAATTATCTATATAAAAAACCATTTAAAAAAATTGTTgatttaagaaaaataatttaaaaattatcACTTGtctaaaaaaaaatcatttaaaaaaattattgatTTAAGAACAAATAACAATATCTAAATAATTATCATTTTTAAAGTTAATTACACATGAATTGGTTTATAAATAATATTCTAAATTATACTTTTTTTTTTCACCTTATCATATATATAAAATTTAATGTTATTTATTATATTTCAATATGTTTTAATATTTGTAATTATagttaatatttttttttaaaataaacaaatatcataaGACATAACTTTAAATTACTAgctccgttttttattataagtcgctttaaaaaaaattatgtaCCATATATAAGTCCTTCTATAATATCAATGAATCATTAATGATATTTTTtctattatacccttaaatatttattattctttttttttaattatgttAATTTGTCTttttaatattattaatgaaGAATGATTTTATAAAATTCTTTATAATCTTATTTTTTTATACCACAATTATTAAATTTCTTAATACGTATGAAAAGTTAAAAATGCtttataataaaaaatggagAGAATACTGTATTTTAAAGAAATCAACCATCTATATATTGTATTTACAAAAGTGGTCAAATCAAAATTACTTTCAAGCACATGTAGCAGAGAGTGTTCAAATGAAATCAATTACTTTAGCTCATGTAGGAGAGATTGATCAAATCTAAAtcaattattttaaattttattcaTCTCATCCACTTTCATTTATTCATGGTCTTTTTTCAACCAATTCACTTATTTCAACAGAACAACTTCACTTATTTTATTCAATTTTACtctaattttcattattttactGTCTATTTAAATACACCAACACACTTCTGTTCAAAAGTATATTAATTCCTCTATACTCATTATCCACCTCTATTCTTACCATCCTTTATAAATACACCAACACACTTCTTTGATTTGCATCATTAAAACACTTCTTTGATTTGCATCATTACACCAAATAACAGCTATTAACCATACATTTTTTTCATCTCAATCCTCTCACAATTATCATCtccatttttttctttttttttatcaaGAAAATATTTCTATTTATTCCAAAATACTTCTTTAACAATAGTTTTTTACAATTATTATAATTTAATATACTTCTTTTTATGCTAAATTATAAATTTATATATGAGTATTTATTAAGATTTATAATAAAATAGAAACTTAAGTTTAAGTTAAAGAGGAAAATTATGCAATATTGTGaccaaacacaaaaaaaaaaaatgcaACAACTTCATAATGATATCCGGACATCCTTCATCCTTTTCAAAAAAATCATCCTAAAATCCATAATATTACAAACATACAACAACTTCATCctaataattcaaaaaaaaaaattctcatcTTTTTTCTAAAATCTATCCTTGCCTTTATTGTTGAGAACTTTTTAAACTCCAAAATTCCAAAACATCAAGAATGCACAACAACTCCAtcaagaaaaaaaataaaaatcaaagcaaaaacacaaaaaataaaaataaaaaagaataagAGAAAAAATTGTAAATTTAAAAATAAGAATGAGATAATTTAATGGACCAAAGCTTCTCATAGAAGCTACACATAATTTTTCTTTAATGAATAAAAATAACATGGATTGAAAAAAGAACCCATCAGATGAATAATTTTCAAAATAGAAAAATCTTATTGATTGAGAACTCAAAAATTATATAGGAGGAATTCAGAATATTTAGataaaaattcaattaaaatcTACACTgataatattttaaaaattaaaaatatattaataataaatatttaattattattCTATACAAAAATTATTCTTTCAAAAAGTGTTAATATATATTTTGTTTTCTTTATAAATTTCCTTCTAGGAATCTTTCCATTCCTCTAGTTCTAATTCGGAAAGAAATCCTTAAAAAATCTTTCAAACAAAATTAAAGTAAAAAATAAATTTACTTCCTTTTTACAAAGAAAAATAATTTAAAAGTAATATATAAGAGGAAAATACAGTTAATAAATGTTAAAATATAAAATCTCAACTAAACTTTAAAAAAGGTTCCAACTCAttaagaaaaaaaaaatagaaatcCCTGTGCATTTAAAAAGATTTCTTGCCGGCAGAACAGTTTTCTTCACTTTCCCCAAttatatcattcacataattgacgttttaaaaaaatagtttttttttttaaaataaccattatttttaaattaaatattaaaatgattatatttttaaattatttactAAACTAAtcattgaatttttttttatataacAAGATAATGTGTGACACATACTTTCTGCGTCATTGTCTATGACGCATGCATGTAAAATGCTAATATTTCATGCATGCATGCGACACTACTATGTTGTCTATTGTTTTTTATCAATATGCACCACTCCTTCTCGCGTATTCTCTTAACAAAGCATGCGCACCGAGAATGACTAAGATTGACGTCTTAGTACAATAAAAGTATGCATGTGTAGACACTAATGTTTTTTTTTGgtatttaatttaaaataatggttattttaaaaacaaatttaaaaaaatCTATAAAAAAACATTTTTCTGGTATAAAAAATGCATATTTTTTTAAcaatttaattataattataattatgTTTAAACATATGATTGATTATAAATAAAAATTAGACATACATTTCGaagaaaataaaacaatagaGTAATAGATAaagtaaaataataaaatttccaataCGCAGAACATGGCATTGTTTACATCTGAAAAGGTTCAACCCCACTGTATTGATTCAACACTCAACGGCTCAATTCATAAACAAAACAGAAATAAGAGCGTGTCAGTATCACCAAAAACACCTTCACTCCCACTTCTTCTCTTTTTCAAACTgccatctctctctctctctctctctctcgctcgCTCGATTTCTTATCGATTCTTCCACCGCTCTTTGCGCTTCTTCCAGGTAccatctctttctttctcttctaCAACTTTCCATTTTTCATTATTCTATCGCACAATCTTCTTCCTTGTTTTATTTTCCGTTTTTCTTGTAATTATCCTTCACGCAACATCAATTCCATTTTTCAATattctctttctctttttctccGCTTCTTGATTTTGCTTTTATGATGCAATTTTTCTACCTTTCTTTCTAGTCCTTGTCAATGCTTCGTGATTCATTCTCTTTCTTTGTCTTGCTTTACTCTTATCCAATGAATGCTTTTATAGGGTTTCTCGATTTTGATCATGTCAATATGGTTTCTTCTAGTATAATAAAATCGATGCTTTTGCTCATAACTGGATTAAGAATTAGGGTTTCTTTTGCTTATTCTTTTTGTATATTTAACAGTAACTGAATAGCATTTGCTTACTAATATTACAGGGAGAAACTACAGCGTATTCAGTTCTTATTTGCTGACTAGTTTACCTTGATTTGCTTCTGATTCAATTCTGCTGCATTAGGTGAGACCATGTTCAATTCAAAGAAATCTCCTTTGAGAGCTGGTAAACCCAACTCCGTGACTCCTGTCAATGATGTTAAACCCTGGTCGAACCCGTTTGATTCTGACGACGAGGATGAAAAGGATAACAGAAAGTATAATTCCTCAAAGAAGACTCCTTCAGAACGAGCACTAGTTACGTTAGAAGTTAACACCAACCCATTTGACGACATTGATGACAATAAGAAACCTTCGTTGTTTACGTATTCCCATCAATCAGCAGACAGGAACAGGATTAAGAATAGTTTTCGTGAttctggtgatgatgatgaaaAGGATAACAAAAAGTATAATTCCTCAAAGAAGACTTCTTCGGAACGAGCACTGGTTACGCTAGAAGTTAACACCAACCCATTTGATGATATTGATGACAATAAGAAACCTTCATCAGTTACGTATGCCCATCAATCAGCCGACCGGAACAGGTTTAAGAACAATTTCCGTGATTCTGGTGGATTAGAGAATCAGTCTGTTCAGGAGTTGGAGAGTTATGCTGTTTACAAGGCCGGGGAGACTACAAAATCTGTCCACAATTGTTTGAAGATAGCAGAGAACATCAGAGAGGATGCTACCAAGACTTTAGTCACCCTTCATCATCAGGGTG includes:
- the LOC127073747 gene encoding SNAP25 homologous protein SNAP33, translating into MFNSKKSPLRAGKPNSVTPVNDVKPWSNPFDSDDEDEKDNRKYNSSKKTPSERALVTLEVNTNPFDDIDDNKKPSLFTYSHQSADRNRIKNSFRDSGDDDEKDNKKYNSSKKTSSERALVTLEVNTNPFDDIDDNKKPSSVTYAHQSADRNRFKNNFRDSGGLENQSVQELESYAVYKAGETTKSVHNCLKIAENIREDATKTLVTLHHQGEQITRSHQVAADIDRDLSRGEKLLGSLGGLFSKTWKAKKTRTITGPVIFGDDPVRSKGNHLEQRENLGLTSASKGQSKLRPPPQEPTAALEKVEFENEKQDDALSNLSDLLGELKDIAVDMGSEIERHNKALSHLDNDVDELNFRVKGANQRGRRLLGK